In Clostridia bacterium, one DNA window encodes the following:
- a CDS encoding transketolase, producing the protein MSTMATNEEVWALLGRKATQLRIHSIRATTAAGSGHPTSCASAAEILSVLFFSVMRYDPAKPRDSRNDKFVLSKGHAAPILYAAWAEAGAFPPERLTTLRRLDSDLEGHPTPRLPFVDVATGSLGQGLSNGLGMAVGARMDGAGRRIYVLLGDGESAEGSVWEAAEIASAWKLGNLCATIDINRLGQSQPTILQHDMETYRRRWEAFGWRALIVDGHNIPALLDAYVKAAKTPDRPTVVLARTIKGKGMIGVEDKEGEHGKAMAPEVAASMISALERDLPATRMRWDPNLPAGPPNAGGAPAAEPSVPPPYAPGSKKIATRKAFGDALAALGENDSRIVVLDGDVKNSTYTEEFQKVCPDRFLECFIAEQNMVGVATGLAAHGKIPFASTFGCFLTRAYDSVRMAAISDANIKLAGTHVGVSIGEDGPSQMGLEDIAMMCAEPNYTVLYPSDATAAWRAAKLAAEHKGPCYLRLARMATPIFYGPEEKFAIGKCKILRQSGRDRAMIVTGGVTLAEALAAYDQLRTEDLEVCIIDLFSIQPIDREALIEASRAAGGLVVTVEDHYAHGGLGDAVLAALAEERVEVHKLAVREIPHSGKPSELIERYGISARQIAETVRRVTRQTSDAGR; encoded by the coding sequence ATGTCTACCATGGCAACCAACGAAGAAGTGTGGGCATTGCTTGGGAGAAAGGCGACGCAGCTACGGATTCATTCAATTCGCGCAACGACAGCAGCAGGCAGTGGCCACCCGACAAGCTGCGCGTCCGCGGCCGAGATCCTGTCCGTGTTGTTTTTCTCGGTTATGCGATATGATCCGGCTAAACCACGCGACTCTCGGAATGACAAATTCGTGCTTTCGAAGGGGCATGCCGCGCCCATCCTTTACGCAGCCTGGGCCGAGGCAGGCGCATTTCCGCCCGAACGGTTGACCACCTTGCGGCGGCTCGATTCGGACCTTGAAGGCCATCCTACGCCACGCCTGCCCTTCGTGGATGTGGCGACCGGTTCTCTGGGGCAAGGCCTCTCAAACGGTCTTGGCATGGCGGTTGGAGCCCGTATGGATGGCGCGGGCCGGCGCATATACGTACTTCTGGGCGATGGCGAGTCGGCGGAAGGCTCGGTTTGGGAAGCGGCTGAAATTGCCTCTGCGTGGAAGCTCGGCAATCTTTGCGCGACCATCGATATCAATCGTCTCGGCCAGAGCCAGCCCACCATCCTCCAGCACGATATGGAGACGTATCGGCGGCGCTGGGAGGCTTTTGGCTGGCGAGCGCTAATTGTGGACGGCCACAATATTCCCGCATTGCTGGATGCCTACGTGAAAGCCGCAAAGACCCCCGATCGGCCCACGGTGGTGTTGGCGCGAACGATCAAAGGGAAAGGCATGATCGGAGTAGAGGACAAAGAGGGTGAACACGGTAAGGCAATGGCGCCCGAAGTGGCGGCCAGCATGATCAGCGCTCTGGAACGGGATTTGCCGGCCACTCGCATGAGATGGGATCCCAATCTGCCTGCCGGGCCGCCCAACGCCGGCGGAGCGCCCGCCGCGGAACCATCTGTGCCTCCGCCATATGCTCCGGGCAGCAAGAAGATCGCTACGCGCAAAGCTTTCGGAGACGCCTTGGCGGCCCTCGGGGAGAATGATTCACGGATCGTCGTCCTGGATGGCGATGTCAAGAACTCAACTTACACCGAAGAATTCCAGAAGGTCTGCCCCGATCGGTTTCTCGAATGCTTCATTGCCGAGCAGAATATGGTTGGGGTGGCGACCGGACTGGCCGCGCACGGAAAGATTCCGTTTGCGTCCACGTTCGGCTGTTTTTTAACACGCGCCTACGATTCTGTACGGATGGCCGCGATCAGTGACGCGAATATCAAGCTGGCCGGCACGCATGTCGGTGTGTCCATTGGCGAGGACGGGCCGTCGCAAATGGGGCTGGAAGACATCGCGATGATGTGTGCCGAGCCGAATTACACTGTGCTTTACCCGTCGGACGCAACGGCGGCATGGCGCGCCGCCAAACTGGCTGCCGAGCACAAGGGGCCGTGTTATCTGCGGCTGGCGCGCATGGCAACTCCGATCTTCTATGGGCCTGAGGAGAAATTCGCTATCGGCAAGTGCAAGATCTTACGGCAAAGCGGCCGGGATCGGGCAATGATCGTAACGGGAGGAGTGACGCTCGCGGAAGCGCTGGCGGCCTATGATCAACTGCGGACGGAGGACCTCGAGGTATGCATTATCGATCTGTTCAGCATCCAGCCGATCGACCGCGAGGCGTTGATCGAGGCGAGTCGCGCTGCCGGCGGCCTTGTGGTCACCGTCGAGGACCACTATGCGCACGGCGGTCTGGGCGATGCGGTGCTTGCGGCACTAGCCGAGGAACGCGTCGAAGTCCATAAACTTGCAGTCCGCGAGATCCCGCACAGCGGGAAGCCGAGTGAATTGATCGAGCGCTATGGCATTTCGGCTCGCCAGATAGCGGAAACGGTGAGGAGGGTGACTCGGCAAACCTCTGACGCAGGGCGCTGA
- a CDS encoding DUF2231 domain-containing protein, producing the protein MSVPGRDRLLHTLHHTWLGHPLHAALTDVPIGAWTAAMVFDVIDAVSDRREFGIAADSALVLGIVGALGGSGGLTDWQDTDPPARRIGLTHRLMNVGAVALFTGSLVARRRKSRAFGRTPLRPRRA; encoded by the coding sequence GTGAGTGTACCGGGAAGAGACCGGCTACTCCATACCCTTCACCACACGTGGCTTGGTCATCCGCTCCACGCAGCGCTCACCGACGTACCCATCGGCGCGTGGACCGCGGCTATGGTTTTCGATGTCATCGACGCTGTCAGCGATCGCAGAGAGTTTGGCATCGCAGCCGATAGCGCCTTGGTACTAGGCATTGTCGGAGCGCTAGGCGGCAGCGGCGGCTTGACGGATTGGCAGGACACCGATCCCCCTGCGCGCCGCATTGGCCTGACACATCGCTTGATGAACGTTGGAGCCGTCGCGCTGTTTACCGGTTCACTCGTTGCGCGCCGGCGGAAGTCGCGCGCATTCGGCCGGACGCCGTTGCGGCCGCGGCGCGCCTAG
- a CDS encoding Rieske (2Fe-2S) protein, whose translation MVVPDDFVPVLAESELRYGSLRRIEYGGTPILLAKRDHRIFALAETCSHLSGPLSEGEFIDGSVKCPWHGSRFALEDGRVLDGPAVHPQPCLEARVRNGQTEPANRTSRRGM comes from the coding sequence ATGGTCGTTCCGGATGACTTTGTTCCGGTGCTGGCCGAGTCTGAGCTTCGCTACGGCAGTTTGCGGCGCATCGAGTACGGGGGGACTCCGATCTTGCTGGCGAAACGCGATCATCGTATTTTCGCCCTGGCCGAGACATGCTCGCACCTGAGCGGCCCTTTGTCGGAAGGTGAGTTCATCGATGGCAGCGTGAAATGCCCCTGGCACGGTTCGCGCTTCGCTTTGGAGGACGGGCGTGTGTTGGACGGTCCTGCTGTTCACCCTCAGCCTTGCCTTGAGGCGAGGGTCCGCAATGGACAGACAGAGCCCGCCAACAGGACCTCGCGAAGGGGCATGTAG